The Spea bombifrons isolate aSpeBom1 chromosome 7, aSpeBom1.2.pri, whole genome shotgun sequence genomic interval aaaaggtgccacacaatgtatttttgttaaccATCTCAACGCCCAAACTCGTGCTTTTCTTTGGGACGCCGGATACTAAACTGCACTTTAAACAAACGTTTCCTCCACATCCTGAGCTCAGGAAGCGTTAAAACAGATCAGATCTCCCCGAACGTACGTCTGACGCCGGAAACGGAACGAAGTACAGAGTCAAAAGAAAAAGCCAATAAATTATACCCAAACCCACCAAACCAGGGGGCTCGGTAAAACACGCGGCCTATCCTGCGTTTCCTTCCATGGGTCGTCTCATTTAGAATATAGatggaactgcagctttaaaAATGGCTGCTTCTACGAGCTCAGAGCCCGGGATGCGTCGGAGGAAACAATCGATATGACGTTGCGTGTCGGCCGATTTCCTCCATCATAATAACGCCAGACGGCAGAGCGCATACGGAGTTAAAAATCCTCTCTAATACTACGGCAGAGGGGTGAAGCCCAATGTTATGGGGTCAGCTCCCCCCTCTCAGCTCCAAGAGATGTTATGGGGTCTGCTATATGGGTAACCCGGTCCTACCggaccccaaacacacagaacCACATCCGCTTACGTGGCAGCTCCAGAGACGGGTGAATGGCAGCGATTCCTTTGGCCGCGGGTGGCGAATGTCGTCCATCTACTAAGTCCGACTCGGCGTCCTGTGCTTCTCCGTGGATCACGGCGAGTCCCAGCCGCAACCTCTCGGCAAAAGACTGAGCTCTGGCACGAGGAACAAAAGAAGTTACAGACAGAAAGCCCCCGGCGTCAAACCCCGTCCGCCAGACTGCCCCGTACAAAAAAAGCGTTGGCATCACGCTCACAGTGTAACACGGGCCCCAAAGAACGCAGGACTGCAGCgatattacagctaaacatgcgCCCGCGGGCGGCTCTGCACCTGCCGGACCCGGTTCCAGCGGCCACGATGCCCACGAAGATTAATACAGAAAACATGCGCGGAATCACAAGCTAAATACTTAAACCACTCGAATAGGGGCAAAGATGTTGCTGAagccactgattttttttatacgtatatattttttatacgtaTATATAGCATATTTTTTGACACGTATAcgttgcatattttttttagatgtatatattttttatacgtaTATATAGCATATTTTTTGACACGTATatgttgcatattttttttagatgtatatattttttatacgtatatatagcatttttttacacgtatatgttgcatatttttttatcagtatatgttgcattttttttttttaagtatgtttatttctaggattattattttattccttttttgtattattgacAATTACTATCAGATTTAAAGCTTATgtctctttcacattttgtagCTCCGGTTACTTTGGGGATAAAaccaccaataaaaaaaaataagtgcctCCGAAGCCAAAGGGCattagtaaaaatattaaatatagattaaatattaaaaatatcacacaTCGGGATCTCGGAGAGGGGAATATTCTTCTCTGCTCACCTCTTTGCTGACGCTGGGGATTTGGCAACAATAACGGCGTTTCTGTAATCAGGGAtctgttaaaaagaaagaaaaaaaaagtcagaaaaagtcagTTTTAGGCTAAATTCTGTATCGCcgccccctcccctccccccatcaTTTCCGGGGCGACTTATTACAACATCTGACATTACAAAGAAGCTTTGAAGAAACTTCCCGGAATATTAGGGGAAAACACGCCAAAAACAGGAAACGATGGGGATGAACCCGTCGTGGGGCATTATCTGCAGGGACTTAATGTTTAACTCAGAGTAAATACGGAGAGAGGTAGAGTACTTCCCAGGGGAGGGGGGCACAGATGGGATTGCCCCCGATAATGGGATAGAGTGCCGCCATTAACCCATTTATATCCAGAGCAGACAGAAGCATATGGGGTTTTAACAACaataacaaccaaaaaaaaaaaacttaaaatgtctttgagaaaaaaaagcaataaaaatgtattattattattatgaataataaattatattttttcttaataattataaaatattcccACAGGAGGTTTctgcatttataaacatttattttaaagaaattcttatattttcCAGTTTATCAACTTTCGGGTACTCGGAATATTTACAGAAAGCTCCTGGGATTTTACCCCGGGGGCACATGTTGGATTTTGCCCAGGGGCTCCAAAATATGGCAGGCGATCAGGTATCTTCACcttttgttattgttatattaaaCGTATCCTACCGAgtgattgtacagcgctacggcatctgcaggcgctatataaataaatgcaacgTAATATTTAGTGGGGCTGCGCTTAGCACTCAAAGCTGCGTCGTAACCTCCTGCGCAGAACAAATTAATTCAGCAAGAAACACGACCCCCCCTCCGGGGTAAACCTTTAAAATGCGCGTCTCCGTACGTCTGTTCGGTAATTACGGAGATGAAAGATAATCCGGGCATCTGATCCGGAGGCTCCGCTCTTCCACGATCAGTGAGAACCGCGTGCGTGTACGGCCAGCACCGCTAAACTTCTGAATGATTgcttccctcgctgtattagcttctaccacttcagctgggaggctgtttcacttatgtACTACCTTCTCGGAAAAGTAAAAagctgaaatgccttttacagAGCGAGCATATGTGTGGATCAACAAATAAAGGGAGTATCTCTGGTCCTTACTCAGGAGCACAAATAAACCTACGTCTGTAGAATTAAAGATTCATTTGCATGCCAAGCAACACGGGGTCACACTTAAAAGCTTTTAACCCTATCTGCTACAAGCAAAACTGCTGGAACAAATGTGGACATTTAAATGACACGCCGGAAAAATCGCCCCGGGGCACACGTCCGGCACAATCGCCCCGGGGCACACGCCGGAACAATCGCCTCTCTCTAAGAAGATTTGCTTTCTTCAAAATTCATGTATTTCGCAGTTTAAAGAAAATAGCCTTTTTTGACCACATTTTGATTATAATGAGCCACTTCTGCAGGAGAGTCCTAAACCGATAAGAGTGATAGGAAGCGAGCGCGGAGGAGAAGAGCGCCGGCGCGGAGgagaagattgtaagctcttgggtgCAGGGCCTAATCATCATTAACATTCATGTTCTGCATGGTTCCTTGTGTTGCTCGCTGCAGCGAAGCAAACGCTCTACACGCGATGCATTCAAAGTGAAACCCGGTATACGTCCCGACGTACAGACCTCAAACCGGAACCTGCCAAACCAACGACCTTTAATAACCTCAGAGACACCCGATTTCTGCTCTCCCCGGCCTCCTGACGCTTACGACATCGCACATTAACTCCCTTCCTCCCGTATTCCTTACACTAGTGCGGCGGCTCCGTCCCTAACAACGACAcactaactccctctagattgtaagctcctgcgcgccaggccctcctcacctgtttctgtaagtaaaattatgttaaatactacttgttgtgtcctgtctacccatggtacagcgctacggaatatgatggagctatataaaactacatatttacatatacccACGCACACTTGTTGACACTCACCTCTTCCTGGATATATTGTAGGAGGAAAGGAGAAGCTCGTAGGTTGTCAACAGGAATATTGAAGAAGCCCTGAATTTCTTTTTGGTGCAGATCCATGGTGATGAGGTGCGTTAAACCTTTGGGAGGAGGATCCGGGAGACAAAGAGAAAGTCAGATGggcacaaaattaaaaaaaataacccccccccgagaAAGTATCCTACATCAGCGACCGCCGCATCCGCTCCCCACCGCCTGGAGCTCTGCCCGGAGACGATTACACAGAGACGGCGCCTGCCGGGCGCGGGGGATCCGCTCGCTAAGCAAACACCGGCCAGTGGATCTCCCCGTATAACAGATCAGCCGCTGGAAGCTTCCCAAACAAGCCCCTGAAACGCCACCGAGAACAATAGTGCAATGAATGGCGTTTaaacagataaagggagtttattgggacaaaaaaataacataaacccAGGTTTTTTTCAATGTCAACTgagattactgtatacagcgctgggggttatattactgtatacagcgctggggttatattactgtatacagcgctggggggttatattactgtatacagcgctgggggttatattactgtatacagcgctgggggggttatattactgtatacagcgctggggggatatattactgtatacagtgctggggggttatattactgtatacagtgctgggggttatattactgtatacagcgcagggggggtatattactgtatacagtgctgggggttatattactgtatacagcgctggggggttatattaccgtatacagtgctgggggttatattactgtatacagtactgggggttatattactgtatacagcgctggggggttatattactgtatacagcgctggggggttatattactgtatacagcgctggggggttatattactgtatacagtgctggggggttatattactgtatacagtgctgggggttatattactgtatacagcgctgggggaggagttattactgtataccgcgctgggggaggagttattactgtatacagcgctgggggaggagttattactgtatacagcgctgggggttatattactgtatacagcgctggggggttatattactgtatacagcgctggggggttatattactgtatacagtgctgggggttatattactgtatacagcgctgggggttatattactgtatacagcgctgggggttatattactgtatacagcgctgggggttatattactgtatacagcgctgggggggttatattaccgtatacagtactgggggttatattactgtatacagcgctgggggttatattactgtatacagtgctgggggttatattactgtatacagtgctgggggttatattactgtatacagtgctgggggttatattactgtatacagcgctggggggttatattactgtatacagtgctgggggttatattactgtatacagtgctggggttatattactgtatacagcgctgggggaggagttattactgtataccgcgctgggggaggagttattactgtatacagcgctgggggaggagttattactgtatacagcgctgggggttatattactgtatacagcgctggggggttatattactgtatacagcgctggggggttatattactgtatacagcgctggtggttatattactgtatacagcgctggaggttatattactgtatacagcgcttggggttcttactgtatacagcgctgggggttcttactgtatacagcgctggggaagagttattactgtatgcagcgctgggggttatattactgtatacagcgctgggggttatattactgtatacagcgctgggggttattttactgtatacagctctgggggttattttactgtataccgcgctgggggaggagttattactgtatacagcgccgggctttatgctttttttttttcacgggACCCATCGCCCATCGGGTTCAAGCGTCCTACCGGCTTTGCACATCATGGAAGCCAGCAGCTTGGTGAcgatggagcctcttttccgcATCTTGCACTGCTTGCTGTAGGGGAAGTACGGGATCACGCCGCTGATGGTCTTAGCGCAAGACGTCCGGCACGCGTACACCATGATGAGCAGCTCCATGATTGTGGTGTTCACATCCCTGGAAACATGTGAGAGACCCATCTGGAACACGGGTTGGCTTTCCCATAGAATAATGTGCTACGCACGCACTATCATTCCCCATGGATGTACCAGTACAATGTAGGAACAAAGGTAGGCAATTAAGGAAAAAGAACAACAAAATCTAAATTGCGTGACACACAGAGATATGTGtgacgaatatatatatagatagaaacatagaacctgccggcagatcggccctcattcggcccccgtctagtcgcccgtttctcctgctgtagagactcaaaccttaatcagtcgtctgtctcgtcttagattcaggagccgtatgtctatcccatgcgtgtttaatacccctcactgtattaccctctaccacctctgctgggaggctgttccatttacccaACACCTTTTCagtaaatacaaacacacattgtCCCCTGATTACATTTTCTCTGTGCACATTCTGGTTCCACTTACTCACGTAACGCTACACCATAGAATAGCGCCGACTGCACTTATTAAACATTTTGACATTGTAATTCATTAGCGGGGGGGCGGGCCGCAAGTTTAACCCattgctagttttttttttttttttttattattattattatattttgctgGCAAACAAAAAATTTcaccaaaaaaggaaaagctcCCACAAGCAAAATTACTCACTTGGAAACGGTCTGGATGATGAAAACATCTTTCCCTCTCACGGATTCTTGAATCTGAACGCGGGTTTCTGAAaggaatggggaggaaaaaaaaataataattaaaaataaataataataataaaaaaaaaaaatcacattaattATCAGAGCCGGACATTAGCTTTGCTACACAAATCAAAAACAGCATGGAAGGAAAGGGTTATTTAAGTATATTCTCCGACAGCTCAGTAAGGGCTGCCTGGATAAAACAGCAGAGTCTACGCAGGTTTATAAGATGAGacaaactacaactcccacaatccTCTGCAAGCTACAGGACTCTGCTTCTGACTACGGGGACAGATAACGGAACAGATAACAACGCCAGCTCTTTATAAACTCACCTCGGTTTGGCTCTTGATATACCTGGACTTTGCCGAGTTCAACTCCCAGCCGcctgtaaacaaaaaacaaaagacaggcaataaataaaaaaaaacagcagacgAGCATCAAGACGCGATACGGAGCGACCAGGAACAGGGGTCGGCTACTTCCGAAAGCTCAACGCGACGTGGAAAGCCAAAGCgacaaaaggaaaagaaaggCATCATCTCTCTCTCATTAACCCCCTCCCGCCCTCCGgtctgcaaattaaaaaaactccCTCCCACCCTTCGGGTGATCCGGTCCCGAATTCTCATCATTAACTTCCCGGTCCCCTCATTaaattttaaatgaatgaaaaatcgttagttgcagccctactttaatatgtacctgtacactgtataatgtatactgtatagatgCACACAGTCATTACGGCAGACATACAGCAAACAAAATCAGAATACATAGAATGGATTTTAGTTTAAGACTAAAGAACGGCTAAGTTTGATGAGTTACATTTAAGTCACTTTGCCACAAAATGAGGCGAATGAATGATTACGAATAAATTATTACAGCAGCATAAAAATATTGAACATCTCCAAGGACAAAGACCGGGAGACATAACAGAGCGTCGGCCGTCAGACATAAACACGAGATTATTCTCAGGGCGGCTCCGTTGGGAGCCGGAGATAAATTCCTGCGCCGGCTGAGGGTTACAGCGGAGGGTACCGTACTCACTCGGCTATTCGCTTCGCGAGCTCCACGCAAGAGGCGGTGGAATTGGCAGAGAAGAGGATCAAGCCGCCCTTCGTGACGTTCATGGTGAGGAGTCTGATTGTCGCCGACAGCTGGCAGGAGCAagtgacctaaaaaaaaaaaaaaaaaaaatgaggatgCAACGAAGAGTTAATGCTATACCTTAACTGAAAACATGATGTTACAGCAt includes:
- the PRPSAP2 gene encoding phosphoribosyl pyrophosphate synthase-associated protein 2, which gives rise to MNVTKGGLILFSANSTASCVELAKRIAERLGVELGKVQVYQEPNRETRVQIQESVRGKDVFIIQTVSKDVNTTIMELLIMVYACRTSCAKTISGVIPYFPYSKQCKMRKRGSIVTKLLASMMCKAGLTHLITMDLHQKEIQGFFNIPVDNLRASPFLLQYIQEEIPDYRNAVIVAKSPASAKRAQSFAERLRLGLAVIHGEAQDAESDLVDGRHSPPAAKGIAAIHPSLELPLMMPKEKPPITVVGDVGGRIAIIVDDIIDDVASFLAAADTLKERGAYKIFVMATHGLLSSDAPRLIEESAIDEVVVTNTIPHEIQKLQCPKIKTVDISMILSEAIRRIHNGESMSYLFRNIGVDD